A region of Bacteroidia bacterium DNA encodes the following proteins:
- a CDS encoding ABC transporter permease produces the protein MFEQESFNFNLRLAIQALSANKLRSMLTALGVIFGVAAVITMLAIGAGAQKELLDQMKLVGANNIVVSAKVKTTAEMEGEEEKTSQKKFSSGLSMNDLISIQSVLPNLVVANPEVVRDSWTMREGFRKQSKLVGIDNSYFELTDFKLENGSFFNEYQLTHGEPVCVVGSKIKASFFKGANPVGKFIKSGENWLKVVGVLQARTISETSIKSLGIRDFNLDVYIPVKTMLLRYQNRSLITKSMIEKAAGEESEEEDSDPIPKDNNYHQIDKITIQLKPGSSMQQSAEVVSKLLERRHGGVVDFEVSIPELLIKQQQKTKDIFNFVLGAIAGISLLVGGIGIMNIMLASVLERTKEIGVRRAIGAKQNDVVQQFLLEAVLLSLGGALIGLALGISMSWLIDQFAGIETIISWWSVVLSMAVSVAVGLIFGITPASRASKLDPVEALRYE, from the coding sequence ATGTTTGAACAGGAAAGTTTTAATTTTAATTTACGGTTAGCCATTCAAGCCTTATCCGCCAATAAACTGCGCAGCATGCTTACTGCTTTGGGGGTAATTTTTGGCGTTGCAGCTGTAATTACGATGTTAGCTATTGGCGCCGGTGCCCAAAAGGAATTGCTGGATCAAATGAAATTGGTTGGAGCTAATAATATCGTGGTTTCAGCTAAGGTGAAAACAACTGCCGAAATGGAGGGTGAGGAAGAGAAAACCAGTCAAAAGAAATTCTCCTCCGGGCTTAGTATGAATGATTTGATTTCTATTCAATCCGTATTGCCAAACCTGGTAGTTGCTAATCCGGAGGTAGTTAGGGATTCCTGGACCATGAGGGAAGGTTTTCGTAAGCAAAGTAAATTGGTTGGAATCGATAATTCCTATTTTGAGCTAACTGATTTCAAGCTGGAGAATGGTAGCTTTTTTAACGAATATCAACTTACCCACGGTGAGCCGGTTTGTGTAGTAGGTAGTAAAATTAAGGCCAGTTTTTTTAAAGGAGCTAACCCGGTTGGGAAGTTTATTAAGTCGGGCGAGAATTGGTTGAAGGTGGTCGGAGTGCTTCAAGCTAGAACAATTTCCGAAACCAGTATAAAAAGCCTGGGAATAAGAGATTTTAATCTGGATGTGTATATTCCAGTCAAAACAATGCTGCTTCGATACCAAAATCGATCCCTGATTACCAAAAGCATGATTGAAAAGGCCGCCGGTGAAGAAAGTGAAGAAGAAGATTCCGATCCAATACCCAAAGACAATAATTACCACCAAATTGATAAAATTACCATACAACTTAAACCGGGTTCGTCCATGCAACAATCAGCTGAAGTGGTGTCTAAACTTCTCGAACGACGCCATGGTGGAGTAGTTGATTTTGAGGTTAGTATCCCTGAATTGCTGATTAAACAACAGCAAAAAACAAAGGATATTTTCAATTTTGTTTTAGGTGCTATTGCCGGTATTTCTCTGTTGGTCGGCGGAATTGGTATAATGAATATTATGCTGGCATCTGTACTTGAACGTACCAAGGAAATTGGTGTTCGAAGGGCTATTGGAGCCAAACAAAACGATGTAGTGCAACAGTTTTTACTCGAAGCAGTACTGCTTAGTTTGGGCGGTGCTTTGATTGGCTTAGCCTTGGGTATTTCTATGAGTTGGTTAATTGATCAATTCGCAGGAATCGAAACAATTATTTCCTGGTGGTCGGTGGTTTTGAGTATGGCGGTTTCGGTTGCTGTAGGTTTGATATTTGGAATTACTCCGGCTAGCCGTGCCTCTAAACTCGACCCTGTTGAAGCCCTGCGTTATGAATAA
- a CDS encoding tetratricopeptide repeat protein, with product MKNVFLFVGLSILVLSGCGNTSKEKDLAIINGLEGRLLSDSLHSPKPALIDSLLLEYGGFALSYPEDSLSPLYLFKAGELSLSTNQGQKALGYFDQVVRIYPQHEKASFALFMKGFVCDGPLKDTAKARQFYTDFIQKYPQHPLVADAMFSVRNLGKSDEELIREFEAKLDSSGQTIP from the coding sequence TTGAAGAACGTTTTTCTATTTGTTGGCCTGAGTATTCTTGTTCTATCCGGTTGCGGAAATACAAGCAAAGAAAAGGATTTAGCAATTATTAATGGGTTAGAAGGACGACTGTTGAGCGATAGTTTACATAGTCCTAAACCCGCCTTAATTGACTCCTTGTTGCTGGAATATGGAGGATTTGCCTTAAGCTATCCCGAAGACTCTTTGTCTCCGCTTTATTTATTTAAGGCTGGTGAATTAAGCCTAAGCACCAACCAAGGCCAAAAGGCTTTAGGCTATTTCGACCAGGTTGTAAGAATTTATCCTCAGCACGAAAAAGCTTCCTTTGCCTTGTTTATGAAGGGTTTCGTTTGCGATGGCCCCTTGAAAGACACGGCTAAAGCAAGACAATTCTATACCGACTTTATTCAAAAATACCCTCAACACCCGTTGGTGGCAGATGCCATGTTTTCGGTTAGAAACCTTGGAAAATCGGATGAAGAATTAATCAGGGAATTTGAAGCCAAACTTGATAGTTCCGGTCAAACCATTCCATAA
- a CDS encoding DUF4292 domain-containing protein, which translates to MEKNKFNFNTLVCKASVDAKTPKLSTGFSATIRIRKDSAIWVSISPALGIEVMRAVLTKDSVKFVDRINKRYYIGDYNFINTMLETEIDYELIEALLTGNNFSFYDYGKFRYGGYKDSVHMLSTERRRKLKKTLKAENQDSLKAILEDICLKDKTFKIECMTLNDFKSNKKLEASYSDFRQILGQLVSHHLAVKIKAEKDATITVDYTKIEPDKMVSFPFSVPDRYEKIH; encoded by the coding sequence ATGGAAAAAAACAAGTTCAACTTCAACACCTTGGTTTGCAAGGCCTCTGTTGATGCTAAAACTCCAAAACTAAGCACCGGTTTTTCTGCAACTATACGTATTCGAAAAGACTCTGCCATTTGGGTTTCTATATCACCCGCTTTAGGAATCGAAGTTATGCGAGCTGTGCTCACCAAGGATAGTGTAAAATTTGTAGATCGCATCAACAAACGTTATTACATTGGAGATTATAATTTCATTAACACTATGCTTGAAACAGAAATCGATTATGAATTGATTGAGGCATTGCTTACCGGTAATAATTTCTCCTTTTATGATTATGGAAAATTCAGGTATGGCGGTTATAAAGACAGTGTACACATGCTAAGCACCGAGCGAAGAAGAAAGCTCAAAAAAACCTTAAAAGCAGAAAATCAGGATAGTTTAAAAGCCATTTTAGAAGATATCTGCCTGAAAGACAAGACTTTCAAAATTGAATGCATGACCCTGAACGACTTCAAATCTAACAAAAAATTGGAGGCTAGTTATTCCGATTTCAGACAGATTTTAGGTCAATTAGTTTCTCACCATTTGGCTGTTAAAATAAAAGCAGAAAAGGATGCCACCATTACAGTGGATTACACTAAAATTGAGCCCGATAAAATGGTAAGTTTTCCATTTTCCGTGCCCGATCGCTATGAGAAAATTCATTGA
- a CDS encoding peptidoglycan DD-metalloendopeptidase family protein, whose amino-acid sequence MRKFIDLLLISLFLCLSPTLFGQNRKELEQKRKSLQQDIQTTTKILKETVGATKKSLSQLNLISKKISIREELVSNINQQIAYLDKEIAANSIIVASLEADLKALKEEYAKMIYYASKNRSYYDRLMFLFSSKDFNQAYKRLKYLQQYSEYRKKQAKLIIQVQGDLTSKIENLEKKRKEKTNLMVNKEKEKLELIEDKKEKEGIVTELYFKEKEIRDELKKKKREADQLQSAIQAIIQREIEEAEEKRRAAIAKAKREKELADKKAKAEGKPVVAETETAHTDKKENIFALTPAEMELSNNFESNRGKLPWPTTTGVIESGYGEHQHPDLPNVKTFNNGVDIATDRGANARAIFDGVVTGIVTIQGANKAVIIRHGEFLTVYANLQSVSVKVGDKVSVKQIIGSIYTDTDEGKTILHLEVWKGKTKMNPGLWLNR is encoded by the coding sequence ATGAGAAAATTCATTGACCTCCTTTTAATAAGCCTGTTTCTTTGCTTGTCCCCTACCCTATTCGGACAAAACAGGAAAGAATTGGAGCAAAAAAGAAAGTCCTTGCAACAGGATATTCAAACCACCACTAAAATTTTAAAGGAAACGGTAGGAGCGACCAAGAAATCGCTTTCACAACTTAACTTAATTTCCAAAAAAATCAGTATTAGGGAAGAGTTGGTAAGCAATATCAACCAACAAATTGCCTATTTAGATAAAGAAATTGCTGCCAATTCCATTATTGTGGCCTCTTTAGAAGCCGATTTAAAGGCCTTGAAAGAAGAATATGCCAAAATGATTTATTATGCCAGCAAAAACCGAAGTTATTACGATCGCTTGATGTTTCTATTTTCTTCCAAGGACTTCAATCAGGCATATAAACGGTTAAAATATTTGCAGCAATACAGCGAATATCGCAAGAAACAAGCTAAATTAATCATCCAGGTACAAGGAGATTTAACCTCAAAAATTGAGAATCTGGAGAAAAAACGCAAGGAAAAAACCAACTTAATGGTCAACAAGGAAAAAGAAAAGTTGGAACTCATTGAAGATAAAAAAGAAAAAGAGGGCATAGTGACAGAATTGTATTTCAAGGAAAAGGAAATCAGGGATGAATTAAAGAAAAAGAAACGCGAGGCCGACCAACTCCAATCTGCCATTCAAGCCATTATCCAGCGCGAAATTGAGGAAGCCGAAGAAAAAAGGCGGGCCGCCATTGCCAAAGCTAAGCGTGAAAAGGAACTGGCAGACAAAAAAGCCAAAGCAGAGGGTAAACCGGTAGTAGCTGAAACAGAAACTGCCCATACCGACAAAAAGGAAAACATTTTTGCCTTAACACCGGCTGAGATGGAATTATCCAACAATTTTGAATCAAACCGTGGAAAATTACCTTGGCCAACTACCACCGGTGTAATTGAAAGCGGGTATGGAGAGCATCAACATCCTGATTTGCCCAATGTAAAAACCTTCAACAATGGGGTAGATATCGCCACCGATCGGGGGGCCAATGCGCGTGCCATTTTCGATGGAGTAGTAACCGGAATAGTGACTATTCAAGGAGCTAATAAAGCCGTAATTATTCGTCACGGAGAATTTTTAACAGTATATGCCAACCTTCAATCTGTGAGTGTGAAAGTAGGCGACAAAGTAAGCGTTAAGCAAATAATTGGATCTATTTACACC